The following nucleotide sequence is from Cucumis melo cultivar AY chromosome 1, USDA_Cmelo_AY_1.0, whole genome shotgun sequence.
TTCTCCATCTACGTTCTGATCTGgagattttaaatttttatttcaaGAAACTTCACCTTGTTGCTGCTTAATGTTTGAAAAATCTTGCTTTTAATCATCATTTTTAAGATATTTAGCGGATCACTCTTTTTTTAGGTTGTAAGTTCAGTTAAGTGGCTTGAGGACGAGTTAGAACTCAATGCTCTCCACAACCCAGGTAGTCGGCGAGGGAGTGGCAATGAGAAAGCTGCTTTAGCCCAAAGAGCTGCTCTTTCTGCTGCTTTAGGAGGCCGAGTTGATGTTGCTGCAATGAGCACAATTTCAGGTAAATTCTTGACTTCTCATGATTTAAACTGCTTCAACATTGATGGTATGACAGTTATTTTGCAAGGGAATGTCTAGAGCAATCCAGTGGTTGAAAGCCTGCATACTCCCGGTTGATGAATAATCATGGGATTTCTCCATTGAAATTTCATAATTTTCTCTAGACTTCTACTAACAAAAACAGATATTGTAAACAAAGATAGAAAATAAGTCAAGGGGACTCTTTCTCCAGTTTCTTTATAGTTTTATGGATTTTGTGTTGTCTACAGCTTCGTATTGGTGCAAAAACAGGCACCAGTTTTAACAGTTAGTCTTTTTTACTTAGTTTTCAATTGGAAATCTCTATTACAATCACCTTTAGGTGCTTATTTCATTCTATCAATGAAGTGTGCTTAATTCATTCTATCAATGAAGTGTGCTTATTTCATCTATCAATGAAGTGTTTCTTATCTAAAAAAAAGGTAGAGAGTAAGTCAGGATCTCACTCAAAGCAAAACAGATTGATTGAGAGTCAACCTATCATCTCCAGAGAAGAATGCCCTTTTTCCAGGAAGCAAGTTGCCTATCATCTCTAGAGAAAAATGCGCTTTTTCAGGAAGAAAGTCACCTTTGGACTCGAGCTCTTGTTCATCATGAGTAAAAGATCTGCTTCCAGGTGCCCCAAGTTATGGTCCTTTGAGTGAAATCTCACTAGCCATTTGATAGGAGAGCTATGATTTTCTTAGCAAGTCTTCCAACGATGAAGTCTCTGAGTTGTGAGCTTCCAGTCTTTTAGCTCCTTCCTAAAAAGAAAGGAGGAAAGACTCTTACACACTTGACCACACGTCTAGTCTCATTGATGGATGCCTTTAAATGCTGACGCTACAAACGGTAATCAACGAGCAATTGAAAACTAGTTGATCCAGAGTTAGTCGACCACTTTTAGATATAAGGATTTTCCTCCACTTCTATTTCCTATTGTTTAAAGcagtaaaaagaataaaaaaattcagTACTTTCAGAACCTAGTGTGTATTGTTTAAAGTGGTAAAAAAAATGGACACTGAGTTACGTGGAAACCTAAGTATCGGGAGGAAAACCACGATCTGactttcttattaatttctcTTATAAATCAAAGATACAAAGGGAAAAATAGATAGACAACAAGCTTatgataaaaatgaaaaaaaaattagggtaAATCCTTCCTTGGGTCAAgtccactaattctaacactccccctcaagttgggatgTCAATATCGATGAGagccaacttgctaacacaaaagtcAAAGCTTTGTTTAAGAAGAAGCGCTTTGGTGAGAACATCAGCAACCTTTTGGCTCGATGGGATGTAAGGAGTGCATATGCTACCATTATCCAATCTTTCTTTATTGAAGTGTCTATCAATCTCCAtgtgtttagttctatcatgttgaactgaATTGTTGGTGTGTTAATGGTAGGACCATGGGATGAGGATTAGAGTTAGGTAAGGTAATAGAGGTTGGACTGGTAGACACTAAGGGATAGTTAAGCTCTTCACCCACACTCTCCCCCTGAAGGTGGTTGATGAGAAAGAAAGGCCGATCCTTACGAAAGGTgacatccatagtgacaaaTTATTTACGGGAAGGAGGATGGAAACATTTGTAGTCCCGTTGAAGAAGGGGAAACCCAACAAATGTGCACGTCGGAGCTCGAGGTGTGAATTTGGTCTAGTTAAGGTCAAAGCTATAGGCTGTACACTTACACACGAAGGGGAACCTCAGAAGTAAGGTGGGTGGGGGGATACGGATCCTTGAGACAATCTATGGGCATCCGAAGGTGGAGGACACGAGAGGGCATCCTATTGAAGAGAAAAGCTGCGGTAAGAACATCATCTCCCCAGATAAGAAGGAAAGGAAGTAGACATCATAAAGGAATGATCTACTTCCAAAAGGTAACAGTTTTTTTGCTCAGCAGCCCCATTTTGTTGAGGGGTGTAAGCACACGAGCTCTGGTGAACAATCCCTTTGGAGGACAGGAACTCACTAAGGGTATGGTTTTGAAATTCTCGACCATTATCACTTTGATGAATTGCAATTCTTTCATTGAGCTACTTCTCTACAGTGTGATAGAAGTTCTAGAAAACAGAGGAAACCTCGGGTTTATTAGCGATAAAGAAGACCtaggtaagacgggtatgatCATCAATAAAGGTCACAAACTACTGTTTCCCAAAGGAGGTATTGACCTTGAAGGGACCCCAAACATCACTATGGATAAGGGTGAATGGTTGGGTTGGTATATATGGCTGTGAGGGAAGGAAATCCGATGTTGTTTGGCCCgaatacacacatcacaagacaATGAGGAGACATCAATTTTAGAGAAGAGATGGGGAAATAAATACatcatatatgtaaagtttgggtggccctATCGAAAATTCCACAGCATAGAATCTTATTCAGAAATAGTAAAATACGAAGACAATAAACTAGTCCTGGAGCTACTTCTAGCGAAAGTATCATCGTCAAGGACTCTGCTATACCGAGCAATACTAATCATCCTTCCTGTGCTCAAATCTTGAAAAGAAACAGAATCAGGCAAGAAAGTAGCTTTGCAGTTCAACTCATGAGTGGTCTTGCTTGTAGATAGCAAATTATAGGAAGTCTTAGGCATATGCAACACATTCTGGAGGGATAGCGCTTCAAAGGGAAAAATTTGCTTCGTCCCAGCAATTGGAGCTAAAGAACCATAAACTATTATGATCTTTTCATTACTAGCACACAAAATATAAGAAATAATATTCTCAgaagaacctgtcaagtgatctgtagcaCTCGAGTCTAAGAACTAGGGATTCTTTTCATTGACACTGGTAAGACTTAGGGATTGGGCATACTTGATTGAGTAGTGGCTTTTAGAGTGGAGGGTGGATTGGGATCGTTTTGGTTTACGGTAGGGCCAGATGGTTGAGAGGTTCCAACATACTCACTCATACAAGCAATCCTTGAATTCTGTTTATCGCTTGAGAAACGTTTCTTACCTCCTGAAGGACGACCATGAAGTTTCCTACACTGATCCTTAGTGTGCCGCTGTTTCTTTCAATGCTCACAGATAGGGATCAGTTTCCCATTGTTCTTCTCACTATCATGGGTCAAGGATCTAGCACTGAAGGCAACAAAGTCAAAGCATGAGTAGTTAGAGCACTCATAGCATTTGTACGGTCTTCTTCAAGGCGGACTTCATTATACTTCCATTAAGGAGGGAAGGGGTCTCTGGCCaagtatacgaccacaaacaaTTTCAAACTTGGGATTGAGACCggcaaggaagtcataaatcCAATTAGCTTCTTCAAGTCTAGCATACTATATGCCATCATTTGGAGCATCTCATATTGTCTCTCTGCACAGGTCTATCTCTTGTTAGAGAGAGTTTATTGAAGTAGGAGGTTACATCCAGAGTTTCTTGCTTGCAATCATGGACTTGTTTCCTCAGTGTATACAGACGAGAGGTGTTCTGATGCTTCGAATAGAGTTTCTTAGTAGTGTCCCATAGATCCTTTTGCAGTTTCTGCATAAAGCAGAGACTTGCCAAtttgtggttccatactattaatcaacaTGGACCGAATAACAGAGTCCTCCCCTCTCCAGAGACGTTCCTGGGTATCGCTGGGTGGGGCCGAAGAGTCTCCTTTGTGAGAAAACCAAATTGGTGACATCTCTCAAGAAACATTTTTTCCGATTGAGACCAGGAAAAGTAGTTTTGGCCATTCAGCTTCTCCCTTGGAAAAACACATGTAGATGGTGCCAGAGAgctagttatataatttgaggACAAAGTAGGGATCgaagttaccgggttcttgAAATACATGGGCAAGTCGGTTGGTTTGGATTGTGTCGAAAATTCACCACTTCAAACCTTGATTTATTATGAAGTTGATCGATCCCGATACCACGGATGTGCGGCTGCTTTAAAGAATTAGAGGGCAGCGGTGCGTGAAACGATGATAGTCCGTAAATCGAGGGCAACGGTGGTGCATGGATGTATGGCTGACCAAAAGGGTATTGTGGCTGGACTTGGGAAAACAAGTGGGAGTAAGCTGATTGCATGGTGGAGGAGTTGGATAGTTGCGTGTAGGGATACGCCCTTGGCAGCTGCAACACATGGGCAGACAGCTGGGCGTGTTCGGGTGGTTTCCTCCACTAGGCAGCACGACTGACTCCGAGGGTGGGCCCATTGTGATCGCTGATGTCTTTTGAAGCTGGTGGACAGCTTTTCCACGGTGGCAGCGGTTGTCTCGTCTATCTCTGTTTTGGTTTCATCTATATTCGTGTCTAGGGTTTCGtcttgctctgataccatgttaaAAGCGGTAAAAAAATAGACATTGAGTTATGTGGAAACCCGAGTACCAGGAGAAAAACTACGACCAAactttcttattaatttctcaTATAAACAAAAGATTCAAAGGggaaaataaatacaaaacaagcttatgataaaaataaaaggaaattaGGGTAAATCCTTCCTTTGGGCCAAACCCACTAATTCTAACGCCTATCAGTTGCCAATTAAGCAGTTTCTTGTTTGAATGTACTTTAGGAGGTATTTTCATTGTTTCCATCTCATATTACTTCGTTTTATTTTGTAGGTGTTAAGGCTACATATCTCCTTGCGGTATCTTTTCTAGAGATTATACGTTTCAGTAGCAATGGTGGGATACTTAATGGTGGTTCAAATGTAAATGCTTCTAGAAGTGCCTTCTGTTGTGTTTTTGAGTATCTTAAAACTCCAAATCTTTTGCCTGCTGTCTCCCAATGTTTAACAGCCATAGTACACAGGGCATTTGAAACTGCAGTTTCGTGGCTGGTATGTTCTTTATTCTTTACCCAACTTCTTTGTTTTGTATCTTCTTATCCCGACTCTTTTCTTTTACTCTACTCCCGTTGATAAGTACACCAGCTAATGCATATTTTTTCTCTTGATGCACCAGCCAATGAATATTTAAGTATTAATGTTAAGTAACAAGTCAGTTCATACTTCCCAAGTTCCGACTTTGAGGGACTTATATGATTTCTAATGGTTTCAAATTACTTGACCTTCATAAACCCTCCTTTTTAAGGATAAAGGGGGAGTTTTGTGGTTGACTTGTTTTTTCCGCTGTCTTGTGGAGAAGTTGGCTGGGAGGAACGATAGGATCTTTAGAGGGGTCGAGAGATCTTGGGAGGAGCTTTAGGGATTGGCTAGGTTTAATTCTTCTTTATGGGCATTTGTTAATCTGAGCTATTTGTAATTACCAGCTTGGTCACAAAAGAATTGGGGTTGGTTCTTGTTGCTAGTGTCGGAACTCATTTTGTGGGCTTAGTTTTTGTATGCCCTTGTACATTATTCTTCATTACGAAAACTTGGTCTCTTATAcctgataataataataataattataataataatgacaTTCCAAAAGacttaataaaatttaaacgtTAACATCTCTTCTTACAGTTTTTTTTGGAATAATATGAGCAAAAGGATAAAAAGGATGAAACGGAATAATGCGACCTGTGTATTTGTTAAGGATTTTACTTTTTGAGTGGTAATCAGGAAGATCGGATATCTGACACTGGTAATGAAGCGGAGGCCAGAGATTCAACTCTATTTGCTCATACCTGTTATCTTATAAAGAGTATGTCTCAAAGGGATGAACATGTTCGAGATATTGCTGTTAACTTGCTGACACAGCTCAGAGAAAAGTTTCCCCAGGTGAATTTCTTGTCTTTGATTCAAAGTTCTTTTCTAATGCCTTTTCATTTTCCTAAAAGTCTAAAAATATGTGTTTTTTTAGGTTATGTGGAATTCGTCTTGTTTGGATTCCTTGCTCTTTTCCATGCATAATGATGCGCCTTCAACTGTTGTTAGTGATCCTGCTTGGGTTGTAACAGTTCGTTCTTTGTACCAAAGGGTAGTTCGAGAGTGGATCGTCAAATCACTGTCATATGCTCCTTGCACTTGCCAAGGTCTCCTACAGGTTGACTAGTTAGTGGGAATAATCTTTGATTTTGTCTATTTCTCTGTTTTGTCTGATTTAAGTTGGTCATTTAACATCATTTTATTAACCATATGCTCTTTTATCTCTATGGAAGCTTggattcctttttttttttttttttttttttttttaaattaaacactatTTTCTTCACTATGCAAATTTCAATATTTCTTTAATGTCAACTTGCTTGGCATGTGAACTACAAAATGTAGggttatcttttttttttttttgggttcaGAACTTTTCTAGtaataatttttagaaagtgCTTTGTGCTGCCTTTTCTGGCGCATATTATAATTGGAAAGACCTTTAGATGTGACACATATTCAAACTCAACAAGCTACAGGAGTCAGGTAGGTCAATTTTCATGGCTTCCTCATGGAGCTTGTGCTCTTGTAACCTTTTTCCTTTTAAGAAAAACTTTGACCGAGTGTTATATTTCGGTTTAGCATGCCTGGTTCTGTAGAAACATATTGAAGCCTCATGTAGCTTATTACAGTACTTAAAATCATGTTCAATAGGGGGGATTTTTGGCTAAGGTAAATGGGTTGTCGTGTTGAGATTTCTAGATcagaaaagttaaagaggaatAGTGGCGAATATATCAGATGTTCTCATTTTGGGAAATTTCAACCTTCTTGAGAAACTATAACCAACTATTTAATCTTAAGAAAGTTCCATCACATCTTCTTTGGAGCATTCACTTTCAAGTTTTAataattgttttctttaaaaagtaattttaatgTGGACTTTTCAGGAAAAACTATGCAAAGCGAATACATGGCAAAGAGCCCAGCACACACCTGATGTGATTTCTCTTCTATCTGAGATACGGATTGGCACTAGCAAAAATGAGCATTGGACTGGCACACAAACAGCAAACATTCCTGCTGTCATTACTGCTGCAGCTGCAGCTTCAGGGGCTGACTTAAAATTGACAGAAGCCTTTAATTTGGAGGTGCTCAGTACTGGTATGGTCAGTGCAACAGTTAAATGCAACCATGCTGGAGAAATTGCTGGTATGAGAAGGTTGTATAACAGCATTGGTGGATTTCAGACTGGCGTTGCTGGTTCAACTGGCCTTGGTTTTGGTCAGGGCCTTCAGAGGCTGATCACTGGAGCACTTCCCCAACAACCGCAGAATGAGGATGATTCATTTAATGGTAttttgattatgaaatttgtgCAGTCACTTCAACAATTTGTTAGTGGAGCAGAAAAAGGCTGTGGCCTTGACAAGTTGAAATTTCGCGAAACTTGTTCTCAGGCAACTGCCTTGCTTCTATCAAACTTGGTATGCTTCTTGCTTTTCATGGGTGGATATGGTTGAAGTATCCTTTTGTCtttgtgtattttttttcttctcataaTACCTACTCATTTTTCAGGATTCTGAATCAAAAACAAACATAGAGGGATTTGCACAACTTATTCGCCTTCTTTGTTGGTGTCCAGCATACATTTCCACTCCTGATGCAATTGAAACTGGTGTGTTTATTTGGACTTGGTTGGTTTCTGCAGCACCTGAACTTGGGTCGTTTGTCCTTGCTGAGCTTGTTGATGCATGGTTATGGACAATTGATACCAAGCGAGGTCTCTTTGCATCGGACATCAAGTATTCAGGACCTGCTGCCATGTTAAGGCCTCACTTATCTCCGGGGGAGCCAGAAATGCAGCCTGAGATTGATCCCGTTGAACAAATAATTGCTCATAGAATATGGCTTGGATTCTTTATCGACCGCTTTGAGGTTAAAATTTTCTTAGGCATCCTAAATATTTGCAGTTTTGTTTTGATCATAGCATGACATACTGTGGAGTGTGAGCAAAAGTTGAACATAAATTGAGGGTACATGCTGTCTCAGTGTTTACCCATATGAATTTTAGTTTATTGTCTGGTATCGAAAGTCAGTGTTTACCCAAGAGTTTTAACATATTGTCCGTTACCAAAAGTCAAAACACAATTAGAAGGAAAGTTTTGATAGAAATCAACATTATCGTACCTGCTACTATGGTTTCCTTTGGGAGACAACCGCTAGGACTTTTTCAAGTGTTTCTTTGGCGTCACTagtattttatttcttttggttGGTACAATGTCTTTCGTTCTCATTTCCTTTATCTTTTGGTTGGTATAATTTTGGGTATCTCACCTTTCAAGTTcaggaaaataataatagaaaataataataatccgCAAACCTGCTAAGATTCCAAACCTGAAACTCAGAAAAATCTCAACAAGGCCAAAACAGAGACAATACTCTGTTCCAATATATTGATAAGGAAGCCAAATGTTCAACAAACAACCTAGAacagaaaaataattaaagtaaATGCAACAAGGAATAATAAACCAGCTGCTTCGAGAAGACTGAAAATCTCTCCTAATACCTACAGCAGCTTTCACAAGAAACAAAACCTAATTCTCCAATCCCCAAAACATTCCCTATTTATATTCATGACAAAAGTGGACCCTTAGGTGTTTTTCTCCTCTCCCATCAGCTCTCCATTTCCACTATTCTGTGCTTTCCCCTTTGCCCTTTCTTTTATAAGTGTGCAGGATTGGGGGTCTAACAAAactctaattttcttttaaaaccctccctcaaactcaagatggTAGAATCACTAACAACTTGAGTTTGCTAAGAAAACTTTTGAATCAAATTATTAGATTTGGGTTAGAACCAAAAACCCATTAAGAACGAAAATAAAAACTTCTAGTCTAGAAACACAAACCCACAAAGAACGAAACTAAGAATTTCTAGGATAGAAACATAGATTCTAGTGTAGAGATCTATAACAAAACCTAcaaagaacaaaataaaaacatttgGGCACAAACAAAGATCCTCATTAAGAGATCTTAAACGAAACCTTCGAACAACGGATCtgaaaaagaaacataaatccACAAACACAAAGAATCACAAATAGTGGCGATGAACACCCACGAAAGACTCTGAAACGAACAAAAATAGACGCCTAGCAGTTGCTGACCACAAGCAGCGAATCTATGTGTGGATCTGCCTCTGTCGACAACCTATCGACGGAGGCAGAGATCAGATGGAGTGGCCACAACTAAAGTTCAATGAGACAAAACCTAAAGCTCGGATATCATGTGAAATTTCTATGTTATTGAATAAATCAGAGTACATAATGAACTTTTACATATGAGAATAAATAGACCTCAAAGAAATCATCAAGGGAATATACataaatgaaaaataccaaaagaaaaaaaaaggaaaatgataaTAATCCATAAACCCTATTATCTTTTTAAGACATCTTACACTCCTTGATTCCTCAATGGATTATGGGAAAGTAAAACTCTTCAGGATTTAGCATCCTTCCTTTTTGAGCTCACTTTCTCATCTCGTTAATTTATTCTTTCCAATCAGCAATGAAATGTTTGACTTCTGTATGCCGTTTTCACTGAGTCAACTTCCTGAAGAAAAAGTTGTTAACACTAAATGATATAGCATCTTTAGCATCTTCGATTTACATGAGTGGTTTAAACTTTGTTTTAAGCTCTAGATTGTAAGATTATGTCACTATTTGAgacaaatatatttaaaaatcttTTGTCTTATTGGCTTGTCTGGTAAATTTAtccttaattttgtttttaatatataaCTAGCCTATTCAACTTTTTGTTGGTTCACTAGGTAGTTCGACACAACAGTGTTGAACAGCTCTTGCTCTTTGGTCGTTTGCTACAAGGGTCCACTAAGCCCCCATGGAATTTTTCACGTCATCCTGCAGCTACTGGTTCCTTTTTTACTTTGATGCTTCTAGGGCTTAAGTTTTGTTCATGCCAAGCTCAGGGCAACCTACAGAATTTCAAAACTGGATTGGAGCTGCTGGAGGACCGAATATATAGGTTCTCATTATTATATCCGTCATATTTCGTTACGACCAGTTTAAGTATTGCATTAGTGTTTGTGATGGTATATTCCAATATGCTAAGATACTTTGATTCGACGATCTTTTTTTGATTTATACGAGAGTTGGACCTTGATATCTCTTTGGGACTACTGATGCTCTGTAATATGTATACACACACACTTTAAGAAGTAAGAATTCAATGTGTAATCGATTAGCTATGCACTATCGTCCTTCTATTTTCTCTGAGTTTTTGCATAAGTAACATTATTTATAACCATTATGTTAGTCTTCACTTTTAGGATATAGAGAAATCACCAAATTCATCAATTATGTATCTTTTACTTGGTAATTTACAGAAGATCACTGCACAAACACGTTTCATCTCTGTTATTTCTCTTGGTTGCCTCATTCTTCAACTGtggtttttttagtttttgttatCCTAGTCTACTAATGTATCTGAAGAATGATATAGCAATGAATATTTACTCACATCCTTTATGATGTCTGAACTTAATATTTCTTGTTGTTAGAGGTTGATATAATGATATTGATAAGGTTTATTGGAAATATTTCGTTTTTCTGTTTTGTCTTCATAACTGTGCCACCTATTTCattaaaatttattcttcccacCACTTGTGGTTGTTTCGTGAAAACCACCACAATTTTTATTGAAGTTAAACATGTGTTTGCTACTTCTTTCAGAGCATCCCTAGGATGGTTTGCACATGAGCCAGAGTGGTATGACGTAAAGCATGTGAACTTTGCCCAAAGTGAGGCTCAGTCTGTATCCATATTTCTTCATTACCTTTCAAGTGAGCGTGGAAATAGTCTGCAGTCTGATGCAAAAATACGTGGGCGTGAAAATGGCATTTCTTTGATTGACTCGGTAAGATGATTGTATCTTCAGCCACTGATCATGTCTTAATGATTGAGCCTCTAGGCTCTAAGAAGATATGTTCTGCAGAAGAGAATAGTGCCTTGCGTGCTCCTTTTTACATATTGCCTAAGTTTCTAACATTGTGTAAGTTCTTCAACTTCTTAATTGAGTGATTGAAATTTAACAGAATGATCATTATCACCCCGTCTGGGGCCATTTGGAAAATTATGCTGTGGGAAGAGAAAAAAGGAGGCAACTACTTTTGATGTTATGCCAACATGAGGCTGATAGACTTGAAGTCTGGGCACAGCCAAATATAAAGTAACATACATGCTTTAAATATATTCATTCTTGTTATATACAGAATTTACATAAACTGAAAATCTTACACGGTGTATATAAATGTTTCTCCTCTTTTGTACATAGGGAGAGTACACCTTATCGACCCAAGCTAACTGCTGAAAAATGGATTGAACATGCTCGGACTGCCTTCTCTGTGGATCCACGAATTGCCTTTTCTATGGTCTCAAGGTTTCCAACAAATGCATTCCTTAGAGTTGAAATGAATCAACTAGTACAGGTTTTTGtttcctaattttttttctctaggCTAAAATTCATTAACTTGAGTTTGTGCATTAGACACTATTGTTTTGGTTGAATATTATGAAGCTCTTGCCCTCATGGTTAACTATGTAAGGTGAGAACAAGAAGTGTACAGCACACTTTAGTACTTGTAATTTAATTGTCGACACAGTTGATCTGGGAAGAGGTGAAATGATATTGGGTATAGAAACTGTGAAATTTGGATTTGATTATTATTGTCTAAATACTATATCCAGACAGTTTGATTTGGGATTGATTTTAGATACAACAGACATAATCGATGACCAACTTTCACTTgaaattcatttttttctaaagttgataCATGGACAAAAATCTCTGTGAATCCTTTCCTTGGAAAGAGAATTGTTTTGGCTTGCACCCAATAGTCTTCCTTTGGTTTCTTTGGGGGAGAGGAACAGAAGAGTTTTAAGAGATTACTTTACTTCTCTTGAtatgtttatggacttgattcTTTTTCATGTTTTTATTGCTATGAACACATTTCTATAATTGTGGTTCTTATTTGATTTCAAATTGGAAAGTTTTCACCTTTTGAAACCCTAAGTTTTCATGTAACCCACCCTATTTATTTCTgttggtgatatataattaaatttgtcttcaacCACCAGCTTGAGTTTTTGGATGAATTGACagtttaatatggtatcagagtaGGTGGTCCAGGAGGACCTCAAGCCCTTGCATTATCGTTTCCTCcccaattaaaattaatttctactTGTTGGacttttcaaaatatttcaGCCCACAAGTGAGGTAAActtgatttccacttgttggacctttcaaatatttcaagcccacaagtgagggggaggattggtgatatataattaaatttgccttcaaccaccagcttaagcttttgggtgaattggtaGTTTAATAATTTCATTCATTAATAAAACCTTCTtctcttttaaaacaaatctttgATATGATAAATCATCGATTGACCAAAAGTTGGGTTAtggttaatttaattttatcaaCACTAGGGCAATTTTTGTCTTATCTTCTACTGTTGCATAATAAGCCTATGCTTGGCTTTTTCATCTTCCTGATGTGTTTTCTTATTGCAGTTGCACATATTGGATATTCGCTCCATTCCTGAAGCTTTGCCTTATTTCGTCACACCAAAAGCTGTTGATGAAAATTCTGAACTTCTGCGACAGTTGCCACATTGGGCTGCTTGTTCAATTACACAAGCTCTTGAGTTCCTCACTCCTGCTTACAAGGGGCATCCACGTGTTATGGCATATGTTCTTAGGGTATTGGAATCTTATCCTCCTGAAAAGGTTACATTTTTCATGCCACAGCTGGTTCAAGCTTTGCGATATGATGAAGGGGTATGTGTTCCTAATAAACTCTCTAGCCAATATTCTTTCTCAAACTCTTTTTAGCTTTTTAAGACCCTTTTTAGATTTTTTCAGTTTAGTTGTTGGGACTTGGATGAAGCTCTCTTCCCATTCATCTTGTTGATTTCATTTTCCGTCAACAAATCAACTGATTAATCATTACTAAATCTTGGGTGATATACTTGATGCCTAGCCTAGGCTATTGGCACTTCTCCTTACTGAGGTGTAACTTTTTCTATAAAGTTAGTTTTCGATTTGTTTGCACTAATTGATACGACTAAATATATATCCTTCGAATTTTGGTTTACTTTTGCCTCATTGTTTCTTGATGTGAaaatattattactattactattagtACTATTAATTATTTC
It contains:
- the LOC103489597 gene encoding phosphatidylinositol 4-kinase alpha 1-like isoform X2, which codes for MDALIELCDLIAQNPALFSEKLSWICSRCPPSEAILAGSPTISRSQLNAVLAVARLLSKCPDSVGLRPKSVVLEFLRSIPLSFSLSFWPQSYGHDAIASFFNEFLNYTSKACELSTDFATEVSGFSSEVVLSAINDCSEGSAISRAFLVALTKSFLPIIPSDADKLVSCILDRFLISEAIPETPREHNQANSEPSSSQSSPLSVSHQPSNGGLSPGNENGQVSGSLSSGASRITDDATSASSRGSGMMNGNSILWKSGLEQLGMNLGFSEGGGVAFVRQQVALFEDESIENLEKQEIAFKLMTHILDNSSFDARLWEQMKTLAKKQLQTLPTFLKIKKRDWSEQGSVLKARINTKLLVYQAAARLKMKTVASLDFDGKPAKKLIFETFALLMDAAEACLLSVWRKLRICEELFGSLLTGLAQIAVARGGQPLRVLLIRLKPLVLTVCVQADTWGTNQGAMFESVLTTCCEIIESCWTKDRAPVDTFIMGLATSIRDRNDSEEQDDKEKQGVPMQLNVIRLLAKMTVAVNKSEIVDMILPLFIESLEEGDASTPGLLRLQLLDAVSRMATLGFEKSYRETIVLMTRSYLSKLSSIGSSESRTVAPEATTERVEILPAGFLHIANGLKSAKLRLEYRHRLLSLCSDVGLAAESKSGRSGADFLGPLLPAVAEICSDFDPTMNIEPSLLKLFRNLWFYIALFGLAPPIQKSQLQTKSVSTMLNSVGSTAIALQAVSGPYLWNTQWSSAVQFIARGTPPLVVSSVKWLEDELELNALHNPGSRRGSGNEKAALAQRAALSAALGGRVDVAAMSTISGVKATYLLAVSFLEIIRFSSNGGILNGGSNVNASRSAFCCVFEYLKTPNLLPAVSQCLTAIVHRAFETAVSWLEDRISDTGNEAEARDSTLFAHTCYLIKSMSQRDEHVRDIAVNLLTQLREKFPQVMWNSSCLDSLLFSMHNDAPSTVVSDPAWVVTVRSLYQRVVREWIVKSLSYAPCTCQGLLQEKLCKANTWQRAQHTPDVISLLSEIRIGTSKNEHWTGTQTANIPAVITAAAAASGADLKLTEAFNLEVLSTGMVSATVKCNHAGEIAGMRRLYNSIGGFQTGVAGSTGLGFGQGLQRLITGALPQQPQNEDDSFNGILIMKFVQSLQQFVSGAEKGCGLDKLKFRETCSQATALLLSNLDSESKTNIEGFAQLIRLLCWCPAYISTPDAIETGVFIWTWLVSAAPELGSFVLAELVDAWLWTIDTKRGLFASDIKYSGPAAMLRPHLSPGEPEMQPEIDPVEQIIAHRIWLGFFIDRFEVVRHNSVEQLLLFGRLLQGSTKPPWNFSRHPAATGSFFTLMLLGLKFCSCQAQGNLQNFKTGLELLEDRIYRASLGWFAHEPEWYDVKHVNFAQSEAQSVSIFLHYLSSERGNSLQSDAKIRGRENGISLIDSNDHYHPVWGHLENYAVGREKRRQLLLMLCQHEADRLEVWAQPNIKESTPYRPKLTAEKWIEHARTAFSVDPRIAFSMVSRFPTNAFLRVEMNQLVQLHILDIRSIPEALPYFVTPKAVDENSELLRQLPHWAACSITQALEFLTPAYKGHPRVMAYVLRVLESYPPEKVTFFMPQLVQALRYDEGFSCWDLDEALFPFILLISFSVNKSTD